The Apostichopus japonicus isolate 1M-3 chromosome 20, ASM3797524v1, whole genome shotgun sequence genome contains a region encoding:
- the LOC139960941 gene encoding uncharacterized protein — translation MDLVEAKLLQWGLEKYVKNFKGSLLVLCWHRCHEATGYPENRLRYVRRKDQTKTKKSVRDPHKPSKLVDTTDLELTSDDAEECVISAMVTCLETGVSQSLLYQRQ, via the exons ATGGATCTCGTAGAAGCAAAATTACTGCAATGGGGATTGGAGAAGTACGTCAAGAATTTCAAAG GAAGTCTACTAGTTTTGTGCTGGCACAGGTGCCATGAAGCAACAGGCTACCCGGAAAACCGACTGCGATACGTGAGGAGAAAGGACCAAACTAAGACAAAGAAGTCTGTTCGTGACCCTCATAAACCTTCAAAGCTGGTTGACACAACAGATTTGGAATTGACATCag ATGATGCAGAGGAGTGTGTTATTTCAGCGATGGTAACGTGTCTAGAGACTGGAGTATCACAGAGCCTTTTATATCAGAGACAATAA
- the LOC139960930 gene encoding uncharacterized protein isoform X2, which translates to MHLYFGVCFSMNMFQTAHEEMRNLFRFGGRGQGHGQAPARRGSSSRGTNQRYRPYTQQASAGKAIDVVLLLTPNESSTIRGQNRARLHKKGCIIDKFFYRKSWQSEEVTRRLQDAFADRLNDGSSMSFQILKPEGQTLVVPRLAQGEKMSGAKVCDIFAQKTMYLRPERRISVDTSDEEDNDMPDPFLGPSTSSSPPSLAHASSSSRSALGSTAPQRTSALTSSVSTAQCAPPTARACPQCTFLNSSNTDYCEICEATLSPSVSSVSQSVCQVLPSSGDDPSQQSRKLKNPASLIQDFISLIHFNNKPTNNLYVH; encoded by the exons GAATATGTTTCAGACTGCCCATGAGGAAATGCGGAACCTGTTCCGTTTTGGTGGTCGAGGGCAAGGACATGGGCAGGCTCCGGCTAGGAGAGGATCATCTAGCAGAGGGACTAATCAAAGGTATCGCCCATATACGCAACAGGCATCAGCTGGGAAAGCTATTGATGTTGTCCTCCTTTTGACCCCAAATGA ATCCTCAACAATTAGAGGACAGAACAGAGCAAGGCTGCATAAAAAAGGATGCATTATTGATAAGTTCTTTTACCGCAAGTCATGGCAATCTGAAGAAGTAACAAGGAGGCTGCAAGATGCTTTTGCTGATAGACTGAATGATGGATCTTCCATGag TTTTCAGATTCTAAAGCCTGAGGGGCAAACCTTGGTAGTTCCAAGATTAGCACAAGGAGAAAAAATGTCTGGAGCCAAGGTTTGTGACATTTTTGCTCAGAAAACCATGTACCTGCGCCCAGAGAGAAGGATATCTGTAGATACCTCG GATGAGGAAGATAATGACATGCCAGACCCGTTCTTAGGaccatcaacatcatcatcaccaccatcattagCACATGCATCCTCATCATCTAGATCTGCTTTGGGGTCCACTGCCCCTCAAAGGACATCAGCATTGACATCATCAGTATCCACAGCACAATGTGCCCCTCCAACAGCAAGAGCTTGCCCGCAGTGTACCTTTCTTAACTCATCTAACACAGATTACTGTGAGATATGTGAAG cCACTCTGTCTCCATCAGTCAGttctgtcagtcagtcagtctgtcAGGTCCTGCCATCGTCAGGGGATGATCCTTCCCAGCAAAGTAGGAAACTGAAGAATCCAGCTTCACTGATACAAGACTTCATATCCCTCATTCACTTCAACAACAAACCTACAAACAACCTGTATGTTCATTGA